A stretch of the Streptomyces venezuelae genome encodes the following:
- a CDS encoding DNA-methyltransferase yields the protein MADPREMVIHRQDRMAEVHEGDAYDLLAKLPPESVDLIITSPPYWGLRTYGLDHNEDILQEWLDEGGTKEEAPPYDWYRTHGGCLGMEPLPEWYVAYLTEFFQRGSAALKPGGSLWVNMGDTYFARWSSIRLDGRQGLGDNPRMRRKTPMGGFRQEKQLLLIPARFAIAMQERRWILRNDVIWEKRNVPPRPEKDRLRLAHEHFFHFVKRPKEGRAKYYYDMSAVEDGARDVVTVNAASGSDGHSATFPVKLIEPRILSSCPPGGMVLDPFCGTGRSLSVAVRHGRRALGFDITPHFSEAARKNVRAMPADAVEVAIPQQGDALF from the coding sequence GTGGCCGATCCCCGCGAGATGGTAATTCACCGCCAAGATCGAATGGCGGAAGTTCATGAAGGGGATGCTTACGACCTGCTGGCAAAACTCCCCCCCGAGTCCGTTGACCTGATCATCACATCCCCCCCTTACTGGGGACTCCGGACTTATGGCCTCGATCACAACGAGGACATCCTCCAGGAATGGCTGGACGAAGGCGGCACGAAGGAAGAAGCACCCCCGTACGACTGGTACCGCACGCACGGGGGCTGCCTTGGGATGGAGCCGCTGCCCGAGTGGTACGTAGCCTATCTGACCGAATTTTTCCAAAGGGGTTCTGCGGCACTCAAGCCCGGCGGCAGCCTCTGGGTCAACATGGGCGATACGTATTTCGCACGCTGGTCCAGTATTCGTTTGGACGGCCGTCAGGGGCTGGGAGACAACCCTCGGATGCGTCGAAAGACGCCCATGGGAGGGTTTCGTCAGGAGAAGCAACTGCTGCTCATTCCCGCCCGTTTCGCGATCGCCATGCAAGAGCGGCGATGGATTCTCCGGAACGATGTCATCTGGGAGAAGCGGAACGTTCCTCCGCGCCCTGAGAAGGATCGGCTCCGCTTGGCCCACGAGCACTTTTTTCACTTCGTCAAGCGTCCGAAGGAAGGGCGTGCGAAGTACTACTACGACATGTCGGCCGTCGAGGACGGCGCCAGGGATGTCGTGACGGTCAACGCCGCCTCCGGCTCGGACGGACACTCGGCGACGTTCCCGGTCAAACTCATCGAGCCCCGCATCCTGAGCTCGTGTCCCCCCGGCGGGATGGTGCTCGATCCGTTCTGCGGCACGGGCCGATCCCTGTCCGTTGCCGTCCGGCACGGCAGGCGAGCCCTCGGGTTCGACATCACTCCGCACTTCTCGGAAGCGGCCCGCAAGAACGTCCGTGCCATGCCGGCGGACGCGGTCGAGGTGGCGATTCCGCAGCAGGGCGACGCCCTCTTCTAA
- a CDS encoding NotI family restriction endonuclease, whose amino-acid sequence MEVFGYPHDCATPEAVGSRQSEHCPFSAAPCEKQRQYGFGYCSVTYSAAWDAQGQTYAVCDHRLDGRPTEWAVRDYFGDRHAILVPEVAVTQKPRLNLDYVAYASDPRAPGGVQAIAIETQAIDLRGGGVRPAWDAWAAGEPELWRSYYSRDAVAKGRKDTVDYGINTGNVYKRLGTQVAVKGEYLKQIEVPLYVVMQQKILEQLRSRIDFAPVRESEAWDITFIGFDYDGTTHADGQLAMPPVETVRTTLENYTRAMTSGAGSVALRDEFLAKVRRKAASQVRQRTSSEDLLF is encoded by the coding sequence GTGGAGGTTTTCGGGTATCCGCATGATTGCGCGACGCCCGAGGCCGTCGGCTCCCGGCAAAGCGAGCACTGCCCCTTCTCCGCGGCGCCGTGTGAGAAGCAGCGGCAGTATGGCTTCGGCTACTGCTCCGTTACTTATTCCGCGGCATGGGACGCCCAGGGGCAGACCTATGCGGTCTGCGACCACCGGCTCGATGGCCGGCCCACCGAGTGGGCCGTGCGTGACTACTTCGGCGACAGGCACGCAATCCTCGTGCCGGAGGTCGCTGTCACCCAGAAGCCGCGCCTCAATCTGGATTACGTCGCCTACGCGAGCGACCCCCGGGCACCCGGCGGCGTGCAGGCCATTGCCATCGAGACCCAGGCCATCGACTTGCGTGGCGGTGGAGTTCGTCCGGCTTGGGATGCATGGGCCGCCGGTGAACCCGAGTTGTGGCGCTCCTATTACTCGCGGGACGCCGTTGCCAAGGGCCGGAAGGATACCGTCGACTACGGGATCAATACCGGAAACGTCTACAAGCGGCTGGGAACCCAGGTTGCCGTGAAGGGGGAGTATCTGAAGCAGATCGAAGTCCCCCTGTACGTCGTCATGCAGCAAAAGATTCTGGAGCAGCTGCGGTCGAGGATCGACTTCGCACCCGTCCGGGAATCCGAAGCGTGGGACATCACGTTCATCGGGTTCGACTACGACGGCACCACGCATGCAGACGGCCAGCTCGCCATGCCGCCCGTTGAGACCGTGCGGACGACCCTGGAGAACTACACGCGGGCCATGACGTCGGGTGCGGGGTCTGTCGCACTGCGTGATGAGTTCCTCGCCAAGGTCAGGCGGAAGGCGGCTTCGCAGGTGCGGCAGAGGACGTCTTCCGAAGACCTTCTGTTTTAG
- the ligD gene encoding non-homologous end-joining DNA ligase produces the protein MTPITSVEGRRLALSNLDKVLYPETGFTKGEVLHYYATVAGPLLAHIHNRPVSFLRYPDGPEGQLFFTKNPPPGTPAWVKTVRVPRSEDQNAEQVIISDLPSLVWAANLVVEFHTHQWPADSPGIADRLVLDLDPGPPATVVECCAAALWLRERLAADGLHAYPKTSGSKGLHLAAPLEPTPSEQVSAYAKQLAQEAESELPELVVHRMAKALRPGKVFVDHSQNAAAKTTAAPYTLRARSRPAVSAPVSWPEVEACTRPEDLVFLADDIPPRLARDGDLFGPLADPGLARPLPRTGGRRAVR, from the coding sequence ATGACGCCGATCACATCGGTGGAGGGGCGTCGCCTCGCGCTCAGCAATCTCGACAAGGTCCTCTATCCGGAGACCGGCTTCACCAAGGGCGAGGTGCTCCACTACTACGCCACGGTCGCGGGCCCCCTGCTCGCCCACATCCACAACCGGCCGGTGTCCTTCCTCCGCTATCCCGACGGGCCGGAAGGGCAGCTCTTCTTCACGAAGAACCCGCCGCCCGGCACGCCCGCATGGGTGAAGACCGTCCGCGTGCCCCGCTCCGAGGACCAGAACGCCGAGCAGGTGATCATCTCCGATCTGCCCAGCCTGGTCTGGGCCGCGAACCTGGTGGTCGAGTTCCACACCCACCAGTGGCCCGCCGACAGCCCCGGCATCGCCGACCGGCTCGTCCTCGACCTCGACCCCGGCCCGCCCGCCACCGTCGTCGAGTGCTGCGCCGCCGCCCTCTGGCTGCGCGAGCGGCTCGCCGCCGACGGCCTGCACGCGTATCCGAAGACCTCCGGCTCCAAGGGACTCCACCTGGCGGCCCCCCTCGAACCGACCCCCTCCGAGCAGGTCTCGGCGTACGCCAAACAGCTCGCCCAGGAGGCCGAGAGTGAACTGCCCGAGCTGGTGGTGCACCGTATGGCCAAGGCCCTGCGCCCCGGCAAGGTCTTCGTGGACCACAGTCAGAACGCCGCCGCGAAGACCACCGCCGCGCCCTACACCCTGCGCGCCCGGTCCCGGCCGGCCGTGTCGGCGCCGGTGTCCTGGCCGGAGGTCGAGGCGTGCACCCGTCCCGAGGACCTGGTCTTCCTCGCCGACGACATCCCGCCGCGGCTGGCCCGGGACGGCGACCTGTTCGGCCCGCTGGCCGACCCCGGGCTGGCCCGCCCGCTCCCGCGGACCGGCGGCCGGAGGGCCGTGCGGTGA
- a CDS encoding extracellular solute-binding protein codes for MNRTHTSRRRPPGRTTTASLLLALLALLTTVLGACTGGPEGNGQPTGAPSTPDPPGEIVMASGRDVTGKGGIRQQLIEEWNRQQQGKKSGYHARLVELPGTADRQRSQLLGALQSGSAEYDVVNLDVTWVPEFAEAGLVRDLPEKGLLDEDVIPAVAATARWDDKLYAVPFNSDVGLLYYRRDYLQAAGVTTTDVGTWPAVQGLITTLNDARTKLPAAYRKGWTTQLDPSYEGFTVNGIEAFASATDDFALTDNTGRYVGTVAQLEAGLTELRTRTHTSYTLGEATQSDEGDSLTDFAAGRTAFLRHWPYAYRTLHQSLPAEHLGVAPLPGKAVLGGQNLAVTKTSKRANAARDLIEFLTGQRSERCLLDAGFAATRQSAYELDSVTCPLKQPSTPTTPSAETTDRMPRDPAGRPAYARTTLLPALKTATHRPRTPLYGTFTQTFTAELSALFTPTPPSNTTLATSLHKSLSRSLRRP; via the coding sequence ATGAACCGCACCCACACCAGCCGGCGCCGACCCCCCGGACGAACCACCACCGCCTCCCTCCTCCTGGCCCTCCTCGCCCTCCTGACCACGGTCCTCGGTGCCTGCACGGGCGGCCCGGAGGGCAACGGGCAGCCGACCGGCGCCCCGTCCACCCCCGACCCCCCGGGCGAGATCGTCATGGCCAGCGGCCGTGACGTCACCGGCAAGGGCGGCATCCGCCAGCAGCTGATAGAGGAGTGGAACCGGCAGCAGCAGGGCAAGAAGTCCGGCTACCACGCCCGGCTGGTCGAACTGCCCGGCACGGCCGACCGGCAGCGCAGCCAGCTGCTGGGGGCGCTCCAGTCCGGCAGCGCCGAGTACGACGTGGTCAATCTCGACGTGACCTGGGTGCCGGAGTTCGCGGAAGCGGGTCTGGTCCGGGACCTGCCGGAGAAGGGCCTCCTCGACGAGGACGTCATCCCCGCGGTGGCGGCAACGGCCCGCTGGGACGACAAGCTGTACGCCGTCCCGTTCAACAGCGACGTAGGCCTCCTCTACTACCGGCGCGACTACCTCCAGGCGGCGGGCGTGACCACCACCGATGTCGGCACGTGGCCCGCGGTCCAGGGGCTCATCACCACCCTCAACGACGCCCGCACGAAGCTGCCGGCCGCGTACCGGAAGGGCTGGACCACCCAGCTGGACCCCTCGTACGAGGGCTTCACCGTCAACGGCATCGAGGCGTTCGCCTCGGCCACCGACGACTTCGCCCTGACCGACAACACCGGCCGCTACGTCGGTACGGTGGCACAGCTGGAGGCCGGGCTCACCGAACTGCGCACCCGCACCCACACCTCGTACACCCTCGGGGAGGCCACCCAGTCCGACGAAGGCGACTCCCTCACCGACTTCGCCGCCGGCCGCACCGCCTTCCTGCGCCACTGGCCGTACGCGTACCGCACCCTGCACCAGTCCCTGCCCGCCGAGCACCTCGGCGTGGCCCCCCTGCCCGGCAAGGCGGTACTGGGCGGCCAGAACCTGGCCGTCACCAAAACCTCCAAGCGCGCCAACGCCGCCCGGGATCTGATCGAGTTCCTCACCGGCCAGCGCAGTGAACGCTGCCTGCTCGACGCGGGGTTCGCGGCCACCCGGCAGTCCGCCTACGAACTCGACTCCGTGACCTGCCCCCTGAAACAGCCCTCGACCCCCACCACCCCCTCGGCCGAAACCACGGACCGTATGCCCCGCGACCCCGCCGGCCGCCCCGCCTACGCCCGCACCACCCTCCTCCCCGCCCTCAAGACCGCCACCCACCGCCCCCGCACCCCGCTCTACGGCACCTTCACCCAGACCTTCACCGCAGAACTCTCCGCACTCTTCACCCCCACACCCCCCTCAAACACCACCCTGGCCACCTCCCTCCACAAATCCCTCAGCCGTTCCCTCCGTCGACCTTGA
- a CDS encoding ATP-dependent DNA ligase, with translation MRVALAAAVRTLPRGPGLAYEPKFDGHRLVISRTPTEVVLQARSGRIVTSAFPDLEGAARQLPPETVLDGEVVVWHAGRTDFALVQRRAAATPARAALLAQSLPASYAAFDVLTLAGLDLRSRPYERRRALLVDLLLPLGPPIQPVPMTTDPELAATWYETLPASGIEGLVIKRLDQPYPAGRRAWRKLRHTETRDAAVIGWTGPARRPVALVLVLPGEEDEAPVVSSPLSPALRAETAALLAATAARGEEGERGAGGGTVTAIGLGEVPYRLLDPPLSAEVRHTSTRHPPPEVLRLRPDLAPDPDHTPR, from the coding sequence ATCCGGGTCGCGCTGGCCGCCGCCGTACGGACCCTGCCCCGCGGGCCCGGACTGGCGTACGAACCGAAGTTCGACGGCCATCGCCTGGTCATCAGCCGCACCCCGACCGAGGTGGTGCTCCAGGCCCGCTCCGGCCGGATCGTCACCTCCGCCTTTCCCGATCTGGAGGGGGCGGCACGGCAGTTGCCGCCGGAGACCGTGCTCGACGGGGAGGTGGTGGTCTGGCACGCCGGCCGGACGGACTTCGCCCTCGTGCAGCGCCGGGCCGCGGCCACCCCGGCCCGGGCGGCACTCCTCGCCCAGAGCCTGCCGGCCTCGTACGCGGCCTTCGACGTCCTCACCCTGGCCGGCCTGGACCTGCGCAGCCGCCCGTACGAACGGCGCCGCGCCCTCCTCGTCGACCTGCTGCTGCCGCTGGGCCCGCCCATCCAGCCGGTCCCCATGACCACGGACCCGGAGCTGGCCGCCACCTGGTACGAGACGCTGCCCGCCAGCGGTATCGAGGGACTGGTCATCAAACGGCTGGACCAGCCGTACCCGGCGGGGCGGCGCGCCTGGCGCAAGCTCCGGCACACCGAGACCCGGGACGCGGCGGTGATCGGCTGGACGGGTCCGGCCCGGCGGCCGGTCGCCCTGGTCCTGGTCCTGCCGGGGGAGGAGGACGAGGCCCCGGTCGTCTCCAGCCCACTGAGCCCCGCGCTGCGGGCCGAAACCGCGGCGCTGCTGGCCGCGACAGCCGCAAGGGGAGAGGAGGGAGAGCGGGGAGCGGGCGGCGGCACGGTCACCGCGATCGGGCTGGGCGAGGTCCCCTACCGGCTGCTGGACCCGCCGCTCTCGGCAGAGGTCCGCCACACCAGCACCCGCCACCCGCCCCCGGAGGTCCTCCGGCTACGCCCGGACCTGGCCCCGGACCCGGACCACACGCCCCGCTGA
- a CDS encoding plasmid stabilization protein, whose amino-acid sequence MPRGSSPKRERQYEHIKEGLEERGTPEKKAEEIAARTVNKERARAGESKTASKQSLEDISSGRRGGLHSHQGAQGPTYDQLYAEAQRRNIHGRSDMNKAELKRALGGS is encoded by the coding sequence ATGCCCCGCGGATCCTCCCCCAAGCGCGAACGCCAGTACGAACACATCAAGGAGGGGCTCGAAGAGCGCGGCACCCCCGAGAAGAAGGCCGAGGAGATCGCCGCGCGCACCGTCAACAAGGAACGGGCCCGGGCCGGCGAGTCCAAGACCGCGAGCAAGCAGTCCCTGGAGGACATCTCCTCCGGCCGGCGCGGCGGCCTGCACTCCCACCAGGGCGCGCAGGGCCCCACGTACGACCAGCTCTACGCCGAGGCCCAGCGCCGCAACATCCACGGCCGCTCGGACATGAACAAGGCCGAACTGAAGCGCGCCCTCGGCGGGAGCTGA
- a CDS encoding vWA domain-containing protein — translation MARFDPRGKVNRALLVGVPEYDYKQPDSPVGVPGDLKAVEHNLTAMEQALRAGGVFREDEITVIRPDTVNRFDRGLDDAVNKAKGLLFLYFAGHGAVPSTGDALWLLMRDATIVPGTESVFRGAAPWNAILTVLAGTAAEQVVVVLDCCYAGNAAAAWDALDTRRRQRTSLLMSVQANNRIDAGPGDMPTPFTGHLVRFLTEGAEGPDGGLGFNDLAERLRTHMRAHHTTLREPPEPWEPQSRPAASGADVLLAAGATAPAGDGPGDASGSPQKDTGTDTRTGTGTGTGTDTGTGTGTDTEAVAVAGTDTGSGTGSGAGTDTEAEAVAVAGTDTGFGAGTGTGTGAAAWLLRIRRRAGRRPGRHPGRRPGRPGRKTGGAAAAGGTGSTGRTGRPGKTLTLTAGALAALAGLIASGFALIGDDPPPCKPSLELRLLTDPEIESTVRKAAEAYLVSDANKAAGGDCRRNGITVYSAGAAEAGAAFRDRSDSWQRPTASDDVNPQRDIGPQPDIWIPATKAAAVLAQPDPSRRTYVELQAEPEPFAYSPLVLALPQDLASERAPERTGRLAALLADLTARDAAAALRRSDPEHTDSGLLATVGLHASAAGGVAEAEQRVRQPGPPSSTGARLLCELPADPAVDSRTAALVPEFLLRTGVGCHHTTRIGRMAVYPNDVPGLQPTFVRIRWREAHRDEEDRADAVERLAQWFTPGNGGGLAAFAQDGFRSPGQNHAPLDPQLAFSEFGALANPGGFTPAVPAEAMAEALKDYRDAGGPGRVLFLLDSSGSMGGLWEGPGGAPGIIRQSLGGLGDQDQYGIWAVAAERGADRPYSELLPFGAHGRAEAEQALAAAKVKDLEANPYDALTAALEDLAQRRAEKERPHLIVYITDDEDNNRLAPQARLNDLLALSRSKGVPVVMVSLNSGCDPNKPGLLISAASGGRCLDTKTDLVAGLRDEVARTGTGTGG, via the coding sequence GTGGCGCGCTTCGACCCGCGCGGGAAGGTGAACCGGGCGCTGCTCGTCGGAGTTCCCGAATACGACTACAAGCAGCCCGACAGCCCGGTCGGAGTGCCCGGCGACCTCAAGGCGGTCGAGCACAACCTCACCGCTATGGAGCAGGCGCTGCGTGCTGGCGGGGTGTTCCGCGAAGACGAGATCACGGTCATCCGGCCCGATACCGTAAACAGGTTCGACCGAGGGCTGGACGACGCCGTCAACAAGGCAAAGGGCCTGCTCTTCCTCTACTTCGCCGGGCACGGGGCCGTCCCCAGCACCGGTGACGCCCTGTGGCTCCTGATGCGCGACGCGACGATCGTGCCGGGCACCGAGTCGGTGTTCCGCGGTGCCGCGCCCTGGAACGCCATTCTCACCGTGCTGGCCGGCACCGCAGCGGAACAGGTGGTCGTCGTCCTCGACTGCTGTTACGCGGGCAATGCCGCAGCGGCCTGGGACGCCCTCGACACCCGTCGGCGGCAGCGGACCTCGCTGCTGATGAGCGTGCAGGCCAACAACCGGATCGACGCGGGCCCCGGCGACATGCCCACCCCCTTCACCGGGCATCTGGTGCGCTTCCTGACCGAGGGCGCGGAGGGACCGGACGGCGGACTGGGCTTCAACGACCTGGCGGAACGCCTGCGGACCCATATGCGCGCCCACCACACGACCCTCCGCGAGCCACCGGAACCATGGGAACCGCAGAGCCGCCCGGCGGCCTCGGGCGCGGACGTCCTGCTGGCGGCCGGCGCCACGGCGCCGGCGGGCGACGGGCCCGGGGACGCGAGCGGGAGTCCACAGAAGGACACCGGGACCGACACCCGGACCGGCACCGGGACCGGCACCGGGACCGACACCGGCACCGGCACCGGGACCGACACCGAGGCCGTCGCCGTCGCCGGGACCGACACCGGGTCCGGCACCGGGTCCGGCGCCGGGACCGACACCGAGGCCGAGGCCGTCGCCGTCGCCGGGACCGACACCGGGTTCGGCGCCGGGACCGGCACCGGCACCGGCGCCGCGGCCTGGCTCCTGCGGATCCGGCGCCGGGCCGGACGACGACCGGGCCGGCACCCAGGAAGAAGGCCCGGCCGACCGGGCCGGAAGACCGGAGGGGCGGCAGCGGCAGGAGGGACCGGCAGCACCGGGAGGACGGGCCGGCCGGGAAAGACCCTCACCCTCACCGCCGGCGCGCTCGCGGCCCTCGCGGGCCTGATCGCCTCCGGCTTCGCCCTCATCGGCGACGACCCGCCCCCCTGCAAGCCCTCGCTCGAACTCCGCCTGCTCACCGACCCCGAGATCGAGTCCACCGTACGCAAGGCAGCCGAGGCGTACCTCGTATCGGACGCGAACAAGGCGGCGGGCGGCGACTGCCGACGCAACGGCATCACCGTGTACAGCGCGGGCGCCGCCGAGGCCGGTGCCGCCTTCCGGGACCGGTCCGACTCCTGGCAGCGCCCCACCGCGAGCGACGACGTCAACCCGCAGCGGGACATCGGTCCCCAGCCCGACATCTGGATCCCCGCGACGAAAGCCGCCGCCGTCCTCGCCCAGCCCGACCCGAGCCGGCGGACCTACGTGGAGCTGCAAGCCGAGCCCGAGCCCTTCGCCTACTCGCCCCTCGTCCTCGCGTTGCCGCAGGACCTGGCATCGGAGCGGGCCCCCGAACGGACCGGGCGCCTCGCGGCTCTGCTGGCGGACCTCACAGCACGCGATGCGGCAGCCGCGCTGCGGCGCAGCGACCCGGAGCACACCGATTCCGGCCTGCTGGCCACCGTAGGACTGCACGCCTCGGCCGCGGGGGGAGTGGCCGAGGCCGAGCAGCGCGTACGGCAGCCCGGGCCCCCCTCGTCCACCGGCGCGCGCCTGCTCTGCGAACTGCCCGCCGACCCCGCGGTGGACAGCCGCACCGCCGCCCTGGTGCCCGAGTTCCTGCTGCGCACCGGTGTGGGCTGCCATCACACGACCCGGATCGGCCGGATGGCCGTGTACCCCAACGACGTACCCGGCCTCCAGCCGACCTTCGTACGCATCCGGTGGCGGGAGGCACACCGGGACGAGGAGGACCGGGCCGACGCCGTCGAGCGGCTCGCCCAGTGGTTCACCCCCGGCAACGGCGGCGGCCTCGCCGCCTTCGCACAGGACGGCTTCCGCAGTCCCGGCCAGAACCACGCCCCCCTCGACCCCCAACTCGCCTTCAGCGAATTCGGCGCCCTCGCCAACCCGGGCGGCTTCACCCCCGCCGTCCCCGCGGAGGCCATGGCCGAGGCCCTGAAGGACTACCGGGACGCCGGCGGCCCGGGCAGGGTGCTGTTCCTGCTCGACAGTTCCGGCTCGATGGGCGGGCTGTGGGAAGGGCCGGGCGGCGCCCCCGGCATCATCAGGCAGTCCCTCGGCGGGCTCGGCGACCAGGATCAGTACGGCATCTGGGCGGTGGCGGCGGAGCGCGGCGCCGACCGCCCGTACAGCGAACTGCTGCCGTTCGGCGCGCACGGGCGGGCGGAGGCCGAGCAGGCCCTCGCCGCGGCCAAGGTCAAGGACCTGGAGGCGAACCCGTACGACGCTCTCACGGCAGCCCTCGAGGACTTGGCGCAGCGCCGTGCCGAGAAGGAGCGCCCGCACCTGATCGTCTACATCACGGACGACGAGGACAACAACCGACTGGCCCCGCAGGCGCGCCTGAACGACCTGCTCGCACTCAGCCGGAGCAAGGGAGTCCCGGTGGTCATGGTCTCTCTCAACAGCGGCTGCGACCCGAACAAACCCGGACTGCTCATTTCCGCGGCCAGCGGCGGGCGGTGCCTGGACACCAAGACGGACCTTGTCGCGGGACTGCGGGACGAGGTCGCCCGAACCGGAACGGGGACCGGCGGATGA
- a CDS encoding XdhC family protein, with product MRELAETARQWLSEGRTAFLARPVTEQGFGPREPAGALLVDPRGECVGSLYRGVFDAELAAEAAAVPEGATARVCEVSVGAAEAAEARLTCGGHAEVLVQPLASVPAEWWELLGEGAGVALVTRLNEGADRAESAVVRAVDAPATDAERRAAELLGTRRAGRDALYGESGLVLIEAFPSAPYVVICGGGELAEIIARQAGLLDWEAVEVADAAEGRRVLAAHRDAACLVVLTHDPEFDVPVLRFALDQGIPYIGALGSRKTTARRREGLLAEGVTEAGLARVHGPIGLDLGARTPAETAMAICAEILGVLGGRNGRAMRDTEGPINA from the coding sequence ATGCGTGAGCTGGCGGAGACGGCGCGGCAGTGGCTCTCGGAGGGGCGGACGGCGTTTCTGGCGCGGCCCGTCACCGAGCAGGGTTTCGGGCCGCGGGAGCCGGCCGGAGCCCTGCTCGTCGATCCGCGCGGCGAGTGCGTCGGAAGCCTGTACCGCGGGGTGTTCGACGCCGAACTGGCCGCCGAGGCGGCGGCCGTGCCGGAGGGGGCGACCGCCCGGGTGTGCGAGGTGTCAGTGGGCGCGGCGGAGGCCGCCGAGGCCCGCCTGACCTGCGGCGGACATGCCGAGGTGCTGGTCCAGCCGCTGGCCTCGGTGCCCGCCGAGTGGTGGGAGCTGCTCGGGGAGGGGGCCGGGGTGGCGCTGGTGACCCGGCTGAACGAGGGGGCGGACCGGGCCGAGAGCGCCGTCGTACGGGCGGTCGACGCGCCCGCCACGGATGCCGAGCGGCGGGCGGCGGAGCTGCTGGGCACCCGGCGGGCGGGGCGGGACGCGCTGTACGGGGAGTCCGGGCTGGTGCTGATCGAGGCGTTTCCCTCGGCGCCGTACGTGGTGATCTGCGGGGGTGGCGAGCTCGCGGAGATCATCGCGCGGCAGGCGGGGCTGCTGGACTGGGAAGCGGTGGAGGTCGCGGACGCGGCGGAGGGGCGGCGGGTGCTGGCCGCGCACCGGGACGCGGCCTGCCTGGTGGTGCTGACCCACGATCCGGAGTTCGACGTGCCGGTGCTGCGCTTCGCGCTGGACCAGGGGATTCCGTACATCGGGGCGCTCGGCTCGCGGAAGACCACGGCCCGGCGGCGGGAGGGGCTGCTCGCGGAGGGGGTCACCGAGGCCGGGCTGGCCAGGGTGCACGGGCCGATCGGGCTGGACCTGGGGGCGCGTACGCCCGCCGAGACGGCGATGGCGATCTGCGCGGAGATCCTGGGCGTGCTGGGCGGGCGGAACGGCCGTGCCATGCGGGACACCGAGGGGCCGATCAACGCCTGA
- a CDS encoding DUF6479 family protein: protein MDRILLDIAWFLAVGIAVAGFLIGMFWLGRKVRDEEPPPPTAESQPHLPAGGAIHEVREERDPVEIPTGGLRPHEMQGYGNFGSTTSSHPDQVREQRESGYTGEHIRRPQDVGKRKPPAAGGTVRPA, encoded by the coding sequence ATGGACAGAATCCTGCTCGACATCGCATGGTTCCTGGCCGTCGGAATTGCCGTCGCCGGTTTCCTGATCGGCATGTTCTGGCTGGGCCGAAAGGTCCGGGACGAGGAACCGCCACCACCGACCGCGGAGAGTCAGCCGCACCTGCCGGCAGGCGGTGCGATCCATGAGGTCCGTGAGGAACGGGACCCCGTGGAAATCCCCACCGGCGGTCTCAGGCCGCATGAGATGCAGGGGTACGGAAACTTCGGTTCCACCACGTCGAGTCACCCGGATCAAGTGCGGGAGCAGCGGGAATCCGGGTACACGGGCGAGCACATCCGCAGGCCGCAGGACGTGGGCAAGCGGAAGCCGCCGGCAGCGGGCGGGACCGTGCGGCCGGCGTAG